One Tepidanaerobacter syntrophicus DNA segment encodes these proteins:
- a CDS encoding TPM domain-containing protein — translation MSNKTKKPAQIFIPAIVILLFALSFILIRPGFTFAEPVPSKPAVNLYVFDYANIIDEIDETKMQKIAKAIDDKTTAQVVVVTVNDLNNMEIEDYALQLFRSWGIGDKEKNNGVLILVNRESIVNNQRGRIRIEVGYGLEGAINDAKAGAILDNYAIPAFESENYSKGIYDTFMAVCSEVAKEYGLNLSDEEFSQLSDYSTSTESNGIPFIDILIIFIILVVILTLLPPSSRRGRSPRTYRGGGFGGGGFGGGGGFGGGGFGGGRSGGGGASR, via the coding sequence ATGAGTAATAAAACAAAAAAACCCGCACAAATATTCATTCCCGCAATTGTAATTTTGCTGTTTGCCTTAAGTTTCATCCTTATAAGACCCGGCTTTACTTTCGCAGAGCCTGTGCCTTCTAAGCCTGCAGTAAATCTTTATGTATTCGATTATGCAAATATAATAGATGAGATAGACGAGACTAAAATGCAAAAGATTGCCAAGGCAATAGATGATAAAACAACGGCGCAGGTAGTTGTAGTTACAGTAAATGATCTTAATAATATGGAAATCGAAGATTATGCGCTTCAGCTGTTCAGAAGCTGGGGAATAGGCGATAAAGAAAAAAATAACGGCGTCTTAATTCTTGTAAACAGAGAAAGCATTGTAAATAATCAAAGAGGCCGCATCCGAATAGAGGTGGGATACGGTCTTGAAGGCGCCATAAATGACGCGAAAGCAGGTGCTATTCTAGATAACTATGCTATACCTGCTTTTGAATCAGAAAACTATTCAAAGGGAATCTATGACACCTTTATGGCAGTCTGTTCCGAAGTTGCAAAAGAATACGGTTTGAATTTATCAGATGAAGAATTTTCCCAGCTTAGCGACTATTCAACTTCAACAGAAAGCAATGGCATACCGTTCATAGATATACTTATAATTTTCATTATACTAGTTGTGATCCTGACGCTTTTGCCGCCAAGCAGCCGCAGAGGAAGGAGTCCTAGAACCTATAGAGGCGGAGGCTTTGGAGGCGGTGGGTTCGGCGGAGGAGGCGGTTTTGGCGGAGGCGGATTTGGAGGCGGAAGAAGCGGAGGCGGAGGCGCAAGCCGATAG
- a CDS encoding LemA family protein codes for MKNALKILIVLVVLLAVIALPLLTSYNSLVAAEETVNSAWSQVENQLQRRTDLIPNLVNTVKGYASHEETVFTEVTKAREKLIAAGTVAEKAEADQELSSAVSRLLAIAENYPELKADANFRQLADELAGTENRIATARMDYNNAVQAYNTKIRKFPTVIIAKIFGFEPKEYFKAEENANKVPTVDFGNANE; via the coding sequence TTGAAAAACGCTCTTAAGATATTAATTGTTTTAGTTGTGCTACTAGCAGTAATCGCATTACCCCTTTTGACTTCTTACAACAGTTTAGTGGCTGCTGAAGAAACAGTAAATAGCGCCTGGAGTCAAGTTGAAAACCAGCTGCAAAGGCGCACGGATTTGATTCCGAATTTAGTAAACACAGTAAAAGGTTATGCATCTCATGAAGAAACGGTATTTACCGAGGTCACAAAAGCCAGAGAAAAACTAATTGCAGCAGGAACTGTGGCGGAAAAAGCCGAAGCTGACCAAGAGCTTTCTTCTGCTGTGTCAAGACTTCTTGCTATAGCTGAAAACTATCCGGAACTAAAAGCTGATGCTAATTTTAGACAGCTGGCAGATGAGCTTGCAGGCACTGAAAACCGAATAGCTACAGCCAGAATGGACTACAACAATGCGGTTCAGGCTTACAATACAAAGATAAGGAAGTTCCCGACGGTTATCATTGCTAAGATTTTCGGCTTTGAACCCAAGGAATACTTTAAAGCCGAGGAGAATGCAAACAAGGTTCCGACTGTTGATTTCGGAAATGCTAATGAATAA
- a CDS encoding C40 family peptidase translates to MEDYAVVVSTIGTLKKEPDFKSETVDEALFGMVVKLLKKASDNWYYITTSYDYEGYIHDSQIHICGDEALNWDRNANHMIKFGIIDIMAEPSFQSYQLLELTRGAVVKLSGKTNEKWSEIILPTKTMGWVRTEFIADRIRPQDSKPNEDILRKNIINTALSYLGSQYRWGGKTPYGIDCSGLCSISYLINGIVIYRDAHIKEEFHMRKITREEIKPADLLYWPGHVAMYLGNDKYIHSTGASSSVVINSLNPKDRDFREDLANIQEIGTVF, encoded by the coding sequence ATGGAAGATTATGCGGTAGTCGTTTCAACTATAGGGACTTTAAAAAAGGAGCCTGATTTTAAGAGTGAAACAGTAGATGAAGCCTTGTTCGGGATGGTTGTTAAGCTGCTTAAGAAGGCTTCGGACAATTGGTATTATATCACCACAAGTTATGATTATGAGGGATATATTCATGACAGCCAGATTCATATTTGCGGCGATGAAGCCTTAAATTGGGACCGGAATGCAAATCATATGATAAAATTCGGTATCATAGATATAATGGCAGAACCCAGTTTTCAAAGTTATCAATTGCTTGAGCTGACAAGGGGAGCGGTAGTTAAACTTTCGGGAAAAACCAATGAAAAATGGAGTGAAATAATTTTACCTACCAAAACTATGGGGTGGGTTAGAACGGAATTTATTGCAGACAGGATAAGACCGCAAGATAGCAAACCAAATGAAGATATCTTGCGTAAAAATATAATAAACACAGCTCTATCGTATCTTGGAAGCCAGTACAGATGGGGCGGAAAGACGCCCTACGGCATAGATTGCTCCGGCCTTTGCTCTATTTCGTATTTAATAAACGGTATTGTGATTTATAGGGATGCACATATTAAGGAAGAATTTCACATGCGCAAAATAACAAGAGAAGAAATAAAACCTGCCGATCTTCTTTACTGGCCGGGTCATGTAGCCATGTATCTTGGAAATGATAAATATATACATTCCACCGGGGCATCGAGTTCGGTTGTAATAAACAGCCTAAACCCTAAAGATCGGGATTTTCGCGAAGACCTTGCAAACATCCAAGAAATAGGAACAGTTTTTTAG
- a CDS encoding ATP-binding cassette domain-containing protein, which yields MNNATKEVLLEIKNLRVEFGIKKKKFAAVDDVSFFIYKGETFGLVGESGSGKTTIGRAIMRINEAAGGEILFHGQKISGKISKELDKELTRKIQMIFQDPIASLNERAKVDYIVSEGLYNIKNYKNEEERKQKVAKALLDVGLLPEFADRFPHEFSGGQRQRIGIARALVMEPEFIVADEPISALDVSIRAQVLNLLSELQEKKGLTYLFITHDLSVARFITDRIAVIRKGKIVELADTEKLFAHPYHPYTKALLSAIPIPDPIREKQKTLQVYDPSCHDYKNDPPAWVEIEPEHFVLANKKELEEYKTASRV from the coding sequence ATGAATAATGCGACTAAAGAAGTTTTGTTGGAGATAAAAAATCTTCGAGTAGAGTTTGGGATAAAAAAGAAAAAATTTGCAGCGGTGGACGATGTGAGTTTTTTTATCTACAAAGGAGAGACCTTTGGCCTTGTAGGTGAGTCTGGTTCCGGTAAAACCACCATAGGCAGGGCGATAATGAGGATAAACGAGGCTGCAGGGGGAGAAATCTTATTTCATGGGCAGAAAATAAGCGGTAAAATAAGCAAGGAGTTAGACAAAGAACTGACTAGAAAAATACAAATGATATTTCAAGATCCTATTGCGTCTTTAAACGAAAGAGCAAAGGTTGATTATATAGTTTCAGAAGGACTATATAATATAAAAAACTATAAAAATGAAGAAGAGCGAAAGCAAAAAGTTGCAAAAGCGCTTTTGGACGTAGGACTGCTGCCGGAATTTGCCGATAGGTTTCCTCATGAATTTTCCGGCGGCCAGCGGCAGCGCATAGGTATTGCCAGGGCTCTTGTTATGGAACCTGAATTTATTGTGGCAGATGAACCCATATCGGCGCTTGATGTTTCCATTCGCGCACAAGTACTAAACCTGCTTTCTGAACTGCAGGAGAAAAAAGGGCTTACTTATTTATTTATTACACATGACCTGTCCGTTGCAAGATTTATAACAGACAGAATAGCGGTTATACGTAAGGGGAAGATAGTGGAACTGGCCGATACCGAGAAATTATTTGCACATCCGTATCACCCTTATACCAAAGCATTGCTTTCGGCCATACCTATTCCGGATCCTATAAGAGAAAAACAAAAAACGCTTCAGGTATATGATCCAAGCTGCCATGATTATAAAAACGATCCTCCGGCATGGGTAGAAATTGAGCCAGAACATTTTGTTCTTGCAAACAAAAAAGAGCTTGAAGAATACAAGACTGCATCGAGAGTCTAA
- a CDS encoding ABC transporter ATP-binding protein: MADKEIIMSVKDLVVKFELRGRTLTAIREASLDLYKGESLAIVGESGAGKSVFTKAFMGLLDDNGWIDSGNIIYKGEDLAKYETEKDWLKIRGKEIAMVFQEPMTSLNPLRTIGSQIEESIELHRGLKGRAAKKLVLEILNDVGITEPERRYYQYPHEFSGGMRQRVVIAIAIACNPQILICDEPTTALDVTIQAQILRLLKNLREKYDLTIIYITHDLGVVANVADRVAVMYAGDVIEIGTCEEIFYDPRHPYTWALLSSLPQLGVKGEKLHSIKGTPPNLFTEIKGDAFAPRNPKALKIDFVKRPPYFSVSPTHKAKTWLLDPRAPKVEPPESIKKLRSQWKVSANE, from the coding sequence ATGGCAGATAAAGAGATAATAATGTCAGTAAAAGACCTGGTAGTTAAATTTGAACTTAGAGGAAGGACCTTGACTGCTATAAGAGAAGCATCACTGGATCTTTATAAAGGCGAAAGTCTGGCGATAGTAGGTGAGTCAGGAGCCGGCAAATCTGTATTTACAAAGGCATTTATGGGGCTACTTGACGATAACGGATGGATAGATTCAGGAAACATCATCTACAAAGGAGAAGATCTGGCAAAATATGAGACAGAAAAGGATTGGCTCAAAATCCGAGGTAAAGAAATTGCCATGGTTTTTCAAGAACCCATGACTTCACTAAATCCCCTTAGGACCATAGGCAGTCAAATTGAAGAATCTATAGAACTGCACAGGGGACTAAAAGGAAGAGCAGCAAAAAAACTTGTCCTGGAAATCCTAAATGATGTAGGAATAACAGAGCCTGAAAGAAGATATTATCAGTACCCCCACGAGTTTTCTGGCGGTATGAGACAAAGAGTGGTTATTGCAATTGCGATAGCGTGCAATCCACAGATACTTATTTGCGATGAACCGACCACTGCCCTTGATGTAACGATTCAAGCTCAAATTCTTCGACTTCTAAAAAACTTAAGAGAAAAGTATGATTTGACTATAATCTATATTACCCACGATTTGGGAGTAGTTGCGAATGTGGCAGATAGGGTAGCTGTTATGTATGCAGGTGATGTAATTGAGATAGGAACATGTGAAGAGATTTTTTACGATCCCCGCCATCCTTATACATGGGCACTTCTTTCTTCGCTTCCCCAGCTGGGGGTAAAGGGAGAAAAGCTGCATTCCATAAAAGGAACACCGCCAAATCTTTTTACCGAAATAAAAGGCGATGCATTTGCCCCAAGAAATCCGAAGGCGCTGAAAATCGACTTTGTAAAAAGACCGCCGTATTTTTCTGTAAGCCCTACTCATAAAGCAAAAACCTGGTTACTTGATCCCAGAGCTCCTAAAGTCGAGCCTCCGGAATCTATTAAAAAACTTCGCTCCCAGTGGAAGGTGAGTGCCAATGAATAA
- a CDS encoding ABC transporter permease, whose amino-acid sequence MSRKIDNLEDSIDESLFTFAEYDEAEAERIGYSNYSYWRSTFQVFKKNKTAMLFLTIMIILITFTVVQPYLPNQKSPTKIYIDPATNMQLRNHPPSREFWFGTNSIGQDLWSRIWSGTRTSLFIGLLVAIWDALIGITVGALWGYVRRLEALITEIYNVLDNIPTTIIQVLFAYILRPSIQTLVIAMCITGWLGTARFIRNQIVIIRDREYNLASRCLGTPTMRIITRNLLPYLVSVIMLRMSLAIPAAIGSEVFLTYIGLGLPVSIPSLGNLVNEGRLVMMVPSLRYQLIFPAIVLSLITISFYVIGNAFADAADPKTHV is encoded by the coding sequence ATGAGCAGAAAAATCGATAACTTAGAAGACAGCATAGATGAATCTTTGTTTACTTTTGCAGAATATGACGAAGCAGAGGCAGAACGTATCGGATATTCCAATTATTCTTACTGGCGTTCCACCTTCCAAGTATTTAAAAAAAATAAAACGGCAATGTTATTTTTAACAATAATGATAATCCTCATTACTTTTACGGTTGTGCAACCATATTTGCCAAACCAAAAATCCCCTACCAAAATCTATATAGATCCGGCAACAAATATGCAGCTGAGAAACCATCCTCCAAGCCGAGAGTTTTGGTTCGGAACAAATTCTATAGGTCAGGACTTATGGTCCCGTATATGGAGCGGAACCCGAACTTCACTTTTTATAGGCCTGCTTGTAGCGATTTGGGATGCTCTTATAGGAATTACGGTAGGTGCGTTATGGGGATATGTGCGGCGGTTGGAGGCACTTATTACGGAAATTTATAATGTGCTGGACAACATTCCTACTACCATAATCCAAGTTTTATTTGCCTATATTTTGCGGCCTAGCATTCAGACGCTTGTCATTGCTATGTGTATAACAGGTTGGCTTGGTACTGCTCGCTTTATTCGCAATCAGATAGTAATTATCAGGGACAGAGAATACAACCTTGCTTCCAGGTGTCTCGGAACGCCTACAATGAGAATTATTACAAGGAATTTATTACCATATCTTGTTTCCGTAATCATGCTTCGAATGTCACTAGCCATACCGGCAGCCATTGGCTCTGAGGTTTTTTTGACATATATCGGCTTAGGGCTTCCTGTGAGCATACCATCTTTGGGCAATTTGGTAAATGAAGGCAGACTGGTGATGATGGTGCCTTCGCTAAGGTATCAGCTAATATTTCCTGCAATAGTCCTTTCCCTAATAACAATATCATTTTACGTAATCGGTAACGCTTTCGCAGATGCCGCCGATCCAAAGACTCATGTTTAG
- a CDS encoding ABC transporter permease: MLKYSLKRLLRSLLTLIIVITVVFLLMRLMPEEGYFGDNYEKLDEAQREAILTSMGLRDPIHIQLKNFYLSILSGDLGTSIIYRPKMPIVDIIKAKIPYSVYFGLAAMALSLVFGITLGIAMARSKNRFWDKLGTGYIVIINAVPAAVYYLFLQLYCSNIFKLPILFNIDNPRSWILPAISMSLGGSASYAMWMRRYMVDEMNKDYVKLARAKGLASAKIMTRHVLKNAFVPMAQYLPASILFTISGSIYIESLYSIPGMGGLLVDAIQRQDNPLVQALVLIYSSIGIIGLFLGDILMASLDPRIKLDKGEGAR; the protein is encoded by the coding sequence TTGCTAAAATATTCACTAAAAAGGCTGCTGCGCTCACTGCTCACCTTGATAATCGTAATAACTGTTGTTTTTCTCCTGATGCGTCTGATGCCTGAGGAAGGTTATTTTGGCGACAACTATGAAAAACTTGACGAGGCGCAAAGGGAAGCCATATTAACCAGCATGGGACTCAGAGATCCTATACACATTCAACTTAAAAATTTTTATCTTTCGATTTTATCCGGGGATTTAGGAACTTCGATAATATATAGGCCAAAAATGCCGATAGTTGATATCATAAAAGCTAAAATACCTTATTCGGTGTATTTTGGACTTGCTGCAATGGCACTATCCCTTGTATTTGGAATAACTCTTGGGATTGCAATGGCCAGAAGTAAAAACAGATTTTGGGATAAATTAGGAACCGGCTATATAGTCATTATAAATGCAGTACCTGCTGCAGTTTATTATCTGTTCTTACAGCTGTACTGTTCAAATATCTTCAAGCTTCCTATCCTTTTTAACATTGACAATCCAAGAAGTTGGATACTCCCAGCCATTTCTATGTCCCTGGGCGGGTCAGCATCTTATGCGATGTGGATGAGACGGTATATGGTAGATGAAATGAACAAAGACTATGTAAAGCTTGCGCGAGCTAAAGGGCTTGCAAGCGCTAAAATAATGACTCGGCACGTTTTAAAAAATGCCTTTGTTCCAATGGCACAGTATTTGCCGGCGTCTATCTTATTTACGATATCCGGTTCCATATATATTGAATCGCTTTATTCTATTCCCGGCATGGGCGGCTTGCTTGTAGATGCTATCCAAAGGCAGGACAATCCGCTTGTGCAAGCCCTTGTCTTGATTTATTCCTCCATTGGCATAATCGGGCTTTTTTTAGGCGATATACTTATGGCATCACTGGATCCACGAATAAAACTGGATAAAGGGGAGGGTGCCAGATAA
- a CDS encoding peptide ABC transporter substrate-binding protein — protein sequence MAAKTREPGQKKDEYSTAYSGEISTINYLTTATTSEFALAANLVDTLIDYDKYGVVQPCLATEWSVSEDKLVWTFKLRQGVKWYTYEGKEYAEVKAQDFVDSIKYILNPDNGSKTSNIVYGVIKNAEKYYNGEITDFSQVGVKAIDDYTLQYTLEKPIPYFLSMLTYVCFFPVNGQFLEEVGDKFGTDNVNFLYNGAYIMQTFEPQTRRVLVANENYWDKEHVYIKKLNYIYNKEAATLAPELFLRGDIDYADIPASVLDEWMKDPEKKDLIRPNRTNFYTYFYAFNFNPHFAAEHEPDNWKIAVNNANFRKSIFHALDRKAAMLTAEPYNPEYRLNNTITPKNFVDLNGTDYTLLNGLAEFSNTDSFNKDLALSYKEKAIAELQGKAKFPVKVLMPYNTGLTDWINRAQVIEQQLENLLGADYIDVVIEAYPPTGFLDATRRAGNYALMECNWGPDYADPETYTDPFVPDSNYNWPHMAEGYTETNGKTKYENMVNAAKSEYLDLEKRYTLFAEAEAFLIDQAFVIPYSVGGGGYSASRLNPFESPYSPFGVSSERFKGQKILDKPMNTEEFNEALKQWEKERAEALKKAAQ from the coding sequence GTGGCGGCAAAAACGAGGGAACCGGGTCAAAAAAAAGATGAGTACTCAACAGCTTATTCCGGAGAAATTTCTACAATTAATTATTTAACTACGGCCACCACTTCGGAATTTGCCCTTGCAGCAAATTTAGTAGACACTTTAATTGATTATGATAAGTATGGCGTAGTGCAGCCCTGCCTTGCTACAGAATGGAGCGTATCCGAAGACAAACTTGTTTGGACATTTAAACTTCGCCAAGGCGTCAAGTGGTATACCTATGAAGGTAAGGAGTATGCAGAGGTAAAAGCACAAGACTTTGTTGATTCAATAAAGTACATACTGAACCCTGATAATGGGTCCAAAACTTCGAATATAGTTTATGGAGTTATTAAAAACGCCGAAAAATACTACAATGGAGAAATTACAGATTTTAGCCAAGTCGGCGTAAAAGCTATTGATGATTATACCCTTCAATATACACTGGAAAAACCAATACCATATTTTCTATCTATGTTGACATATGTATGTTTCTTTCCTGTTAACGGGCAATTTTTAGAAGAAGTCGGCGACAAATTCGGCACCGACAACGTTAATTTTCTTTACAATGGTGCATATATAATGCAGACATTTGAGCCTCAGACAAGAAGAGTACTTGTGGCAAACGAGAATTATTGGGACAAAGAACATGTGTATATTAAAAAACTGAACTATATTTACAACAAAGAAGCGGCAACACTGGCACCAGAGCTATTTTTGCGTGGCGATATTGACTATGCGGATATTCCAGCATCAGTTCTTGATGAATGGATGAAAGACCCTGAGAAAAAGGACTTAATTCGCCCAAATAGGACAAATTTCTATACATATTTTTATGCTTTCAACTTTAATCCGCATTTTGCGGCAGAACACGAGCCTGATAATTGGAAAATAGCGGTTAATAATGCAAATTTCCGTAAGTCGATTTTCCATGCGCTTGACAGGAAAGCGGCAATGCTTACTGCAGAACCTTATAACCCTGAATACAGACTAAACAACACAATAACCCCTAAAAATTTTGTAGACTTAAACGGAACTGATTACACCTTATTAAATGGCCTTGCAGAATTTTCGAACACCGATTCCTTTAATAAAGATTTAGCACTTAGCTACAAAGAAAAAGCCATAGCTGAATTGCAGGGAAAGGCAAAATTTCCTGTAAAAGTTTTAATGCCTTACAATACAGGTCTTACTGATTGGATAAATCGTGCTCAAGTAATAGAACAGCAGCTGGAAAACCTTCTCGGCGCCGATTACATCGATGTTGTAATAGAGGCCTACCCGCCAACAGGATTTTTGGATGCTACACGGCGCGCAGGAAATTATGCTTTAATGGAATGCAACTGGGGTCCGGATTATGCAGATCCGGAGACGTATACAGATCCCTTTGTTCCTGACAGCAACTATAATTGGCCTCATATGGCAGAAGGTTATACCGAAACAAATGGCAAAACCAAATATGAAAACATGGTAAATGCTGCAAAGTCTGAATATCTTGACCTTGAAAAACGCTATACTTTATTTGCTGAAGCTGAAGCATTTTTGATAGATCAAGCCTTTGTAATACCGTATTCAGTGGGCGGTGGAGGCTACTCAGCATCAAGGCTTAATCCTTTTGAATCACCATATTCGCCTTTTGGTGTTTCCAGCGAGAGATTTAAAGGACAAAAGATACTTGATAAGCCCATGAATACCGAAGAATTTAATGAAGCGCTCAAACAATGGGAGAAAGAGCGTGCTGAAGCATTAAAGAAAGCGGCGCAATAG
- a CDS encoding sigma-54 interaction domain-containing protein, which translates to MFESTEHLELFTDMMSEGFIVIDNNGTIQIYNNKAKEIFGILHNQQISHLKGKINDGDIVIIGDNAVGKDDGGLDSESLEYIGVRDKRIREDDVLIAVGAYKDSSVKPVYICKGSDEVKNALKMETKFLGIDIKVVIDLVNKIITIEADGEKYSMNYVRYIGHLVILDRATKKMKFYQAQGYTARGEGLKDILDGKEYMAKGENSEFLNVIGKNVFEIHKGCKTIKEFYDVAKGENISYIDEFKEINGFPTMCTLIPVDKDGKRIGAALKVEDISEIKRVIRERDDALFNLEKVEKELHEEKMLKELFPNIIGESKKMNYVKKLALKAANTNSTVLILGESGTGKTLIAKAIHERSRGDKPFVHVNCGTIPDTLLESELFGYERGAFTGARAEGKKGFFEMANGGTILLDEIGEISPPLQVKLLQVLQDRSFYKIGGQEKIKVDVRVIAASNRNLEEEILKGNFREDLYYRINVFPIWIPPLRERKEDIYPLVEALLPAICEKVGCGRKTLSVEALNMLLNYDWPGNVRELENILERAVNLCDGNSIFSKHLVLKPNNNENFEISDIVPLKQSVAEFEKDTIKRTLKLHKGDKKKTMKSLGMSKTAFYERLKKYDIQ; encoded by the coding sequence ATGTTTGAAAGCACTGAGCACTTAGAACTTTTTACCGATATGATGTCGGAAGGCTTTATAGTTATTGACAATAATGGCACCATACAGATATATAACAATAAGGCAAAAGAGATATTTGGCATCCTGCACAACCAGCAGATAAGCCATCTAAAGGGGAAAATTAACGATGGCGACATAGTTATTATAGGCGATAACGCAGTAGGAAAAGACGACGGCGGTCTTGATTCAGAATCCCTTGAATATATAGGTGTTCGTGATAAGAGAATAAGAGAAGACGATGTTTTGATTGCCGTAGGGGCTTATAAGGATAGCAGTGTTAAGCCTGTGTATATATGTAAAGGCAGTGATGAAGTAAAAAATGCCCTTAAAATGGAAACTAAATTTCTAGGTATCGACATTAAAGTTGTTATAGATCTTGTAAATAAAATAATAACTATCGAAGCAGACGGCGAAAAATACAGCATGAACTATGTCAGATACATTGGGCATCTTGTAATTTTAGACAGAGCAACAAAGAAAATGAAATTCTATCAGGCTCAGGGCTATACGGCAAGAGGCGAAGGATTAAAGGATATATTGGACGGCAAAGAATATATGGCAAAAGGTGAAAACTCTGAGTTCCTGAATGTTATTGGAAAAAATGTTTTTGAAATTCACAAAGGATGCAAGACTATTAAGGAGTTTTACGATGTAGCGAAAGGCGAAAATATAAGCTATATAGATGAATTCAAGGAAATAAACGGTTTTCCCACGATGTGCACATTGATACCCGTTGATAAAGACGGTAAAAGAATCGGAGCAGCACTTAAGGTTGAGGATATTTCCGAAATTAAGCGAGTCATACGAGAAAGAGATGATGCACTATTCAACCTTGAAAAAGTTGAAAAAGAATTGCATGAAGAAAAGATGCTAAAGGAACTTTTCCCAAATATAATTGGTGAAAGCAAAAAAATGAATTACGTCAAGAAGCTTGCCCTAAAGGCTGCAAATACAAATTCTACAGTCTTAATTTTAGGTGAAAGCGGCACAGGCAAGACGCTTATAGCAAAAGCTATCCATGAACGAAGCAGAGGGGATAAGCCTTTTGTCCATGTAAACTGCGGCACTATACCGGATACCCTTCTTGAAAGTGAGTTATTTGGCTATGAGCGCGGAGCTTTTACAGGAGCTAGAGCTGAAGGAAAAAAAGGCTTTTTTGAAATGGCAAATGGCGGCACGATACTTTTAGATGAGATTGGAGAAATATCGCCACCCCTGCAAGTAAAATTGCTCCAAGTCCTTCAAGATAGAAGTTTTTACAAAATCGGCGGCCAAGAAAAAATAAAGGTCGACGTTAGGGTTATAGCAGCATCTAACAGAAATCTGGAGGAAGAGATACTTAAAGGCAATTTCAGAGAAGACTTGTACTACAGAATAAATGTGTTTCCGATATGGATACCGCCACTTAGAGAAAGAAAAGAGGATATATATCCCCTAGTAGAGGCTCTCCTGCCGGCAATATGTGAAAAAGTAGGCTGTGGCAGAAAAACCCTTTCAGTTGAAGCTCTTAATATGCTTTTAAACTATGACTGGCCGGGAAATGTACGAGAACTGGAAAACATCCTTGAACGAGCAGTTAATCTGTGTGATGGAAATTCTATTTTTTCAAAACATCTAGTATTAAAACCAAATAACAATGAAAACTTTGAAATAAGCGACATAGTCCCTCTGAAACAATCGGTTGCAGAATTTGAAAAAGACACTATAAAAAGAACCTTAAAACTGCATAAAGGCGACAAAAAGAAGACTATGAAGAGTCTTGGTATGAGCAAAACGGCTTTTTATGAAAGACTTAAAAAATATGATATCCAGTAA